From the Clostridiales bacterium FE2011 genome, one window contains:
- a CDS encoding sigma-70 family RNA polymerase sigma factor: protein MTGEQELVRLLKTGSADAFEQMITRCRAGAEAYACSLLHDSQAAEDAVQEAFSRLYVVRTDIDENRSFSAYLYTIVKRICIDELRKKKRFPDLPGELPDPPVPSAEAEYINHWDRLNRIHMLAELDETDRRLLTAFSLEGKTTKEIAGEMNMTDGQVRVRLHRIRRRIRKGMKDDA, encoded by the coding sequence ATGACCGGGGAGCAGGAACTGGTAAGACTGCTGAAGACCGGCAGCGCGGACGCGTTTGAACAGATGATCACACGCTGTCGTGCCGGAGCAGAAGCCTATGCCTGCAGCCTCCTCCATGATTCCCAGGCCGCCGAAGACGCCGTACAGGAAGCTTTCTCCAGACTCTATGTCGTCCGGACAGACATCGATGAAAACCGTTCCTTCTCCGCCTATCTGTACACGATCGTAAAACGGATCTGTATAGACGAGCTGCGGAAAAAGAAACGCTTCCCGGATCTTCCGGGAGAGCTGCCCGATCCGCCGGTTCCCTCGGCGGAAGCGGAATACATCAACCACTGGGACCGGCTGAACCGGATCCACATGCTGGCTGAACTGGATGAGACGGACAGGAGACTGCTGACAGCTTTCTCACTGGAAGGGAAGACCACGAAAGAGATCGCCGGGGAAATGAACATGACCGACGGTCAGGTGCGGGTCCGGCTGCACAGGATCCGCAGAAGAATCAGGAAAGGAATGAAAGACGATGCGTGA
- a CDS encoding GNAT family N-acetyltransferase, which yields MMIQNGREMNDAPVIRQVTDPEEKSRIAWEILEALPEWFEVPESREQYIRECRKWFFAAAEQNGRVVGFLCLKETGKTTVELAVTGVLKALHRQGIGRALFEAAKEYAVAAGYEFMQVKTVAEGFYEDYDRTNRFYRGLGFRELEVIPQVWDADNPCQIYVMSLKGTLPEQIMTRRSYRGKYRPERVPREDLKTILEAGLAAPSGCNKQTTSLIAVDDPEILKQINAVIDPPVCETAPAMICVLSQRINAFRDRCFATQDYSAAIENMLLTISSLGYGSCWFEGHITDEDRICDRIAEILNVPEGYDLVCILPVGKMEGEPTVPKKKPFAERAWFNGFGKTEETE from the coding sequence ATGATGATTCAGAACGGCAGGGAAATGAATGACGCTCCGGTAATCCGTCAGGTGACAGATCCGGAGGAGAAGTCCCGGATTGCCTGGGAAATCCTGGAAGCGCTGCCGGAATGGTTTGAGGTTCCGGAATCCCGGGAACAGTATATCCGGGAATGCAGGAAATGGTTCTTTGCAGCGGCTGAACAGAACGGCCGGGTAGTGGGCTTCCTGTGCCTGAAGGAAACGGGAAAGACTACCGTGGAGCTGGCAGTGACAGGCGTACTGAAGGCGCTGCATCGTCAGGGAATCGGACGGGCGCTGTTTGAAGCGGCAAAGGAATACGCGGTGGCCGCCGGATATGAATTCATGCAGGTGAAGACGGTGGCGGAAGGGTTCTATGAGGATTACGACCGGACCAACCGGTTCTATCGGGGGCTCGGCTTCCGGGAACTGGAAGTGATTCCGCAGGTGTGGGACGCAGATAACCCCTGCCAGATTTATGTGATGTCCCTGAAGGGGACTCTTCCGGAACAGATCATGACCCGCCGGAGCTACCGGGGAAAATACAGGCCGGAAAGGGTGCCGCGGGAAGACTTGAAGACGATCCTGGAGGCGGGGCTGGCAGCGCCCTCCGGCTGCAACAAGCAGACCACCAGCCTGATCGCGGTGGACGATCCGGAGATCCTGAAGCAGATCAACGCGGTGATTGACCCTCCCGTCTGCGAGACGGCACCGGCCATGATCTGCGTCCTGTCCCAGCGGATTAACGCATTCCGGGACCGGTGCTTTGCGACGCAGGACTATTCCGCGGCCATTGAAAACATGCTGCTGACGATTTCCTCTCTGGGATACGGGAGCTGCTGGTTTGAAGGACATATTACCGATGAGGACCGGATCTGCGACCGGATCGCGGAAATCCTGAATGTGCCGGAGGGATACGACCTGGTCTGCATCCTGCCGGTCGGAAAGATGGAAGGCGAACCGACTGTACCGAAGAAAAAGCCCTTTGCCGAACGGGCCTGGTTCAACGGATTCGGCAAAACGGAAGAAACGGAGTAA
- a CDS encoding GNAT family N-acetyltransferase — MFYDTEDLQDGAIRLQLERTAEGYPEKGWVPAYYFGICLPDGTRIGQCDLRIGHNDRLYIGGNIGYGIDEAYRGHHYAAKACGLLFRQARKHDLGYVIITCDPTNTASSRTCELAGGEYLETADIPEDHDMYERGLRQVMVYRFDLDRGENEDGTN, encoded by the coding sequence ATGTTTTATGATACAGAGGATCTGCAGGACGGGGCAATCCGGCTGCAGCTGGAAAGAACCGCAGAGGGGTATCCGGAGAAAGGCTGGGTACCGGCTTACTACTTCGGAATCTGCCTTCCGGACGGAACGCGGATCGGGCAGTGCGACCTGCGGATCGGCCACAACGACCGGCTCTACATCGGCGGGAACATCGGCTATGGGATCGATGAAGCCTACCGGGGACACCATTACGCGGCAAAAGCCTGCGGGCTGCTGTTCCGGCAGGCCCGGAAGCATGATCTGGGGTATGTGATTATTACCTGCGATCCGACCAACACCGCTTCCTCGAGAACCTGCGAGCTGGCGGGCGGAGAGTATCTGGAAACGGCGGATATTCCGGAAGACCATGATATGTATGAAAGGGGACTGCGCCAGGTTATGGTTTACCGCTTTGACCTGGACCGCGGGGAAAACGAAGATGGAACGAACTGA
- a CDS encoding nitroreductase family protein yields MEFKDLIAARRSVRSYQSGACHKDLEAICKAAQQAPSWMNQQTARCYVLETPEVLETLRDAALPGFNKKSSANAALIVTTFVKGIVGFGPDGQPVDDIGNGWGIYDLGLHDAYLILAAKDLGYDTLIMGLRDVELLRDKLGIPENEELISVIAVGKSDAAPATPPRKPLEETVKFF; encoded by the coding sequence ATGGAATTCAAAGACCTGATCGCCGCCCGCCGCAGCGTCCGGAGCTATCAGTCCGGCGCCTGCCACAAAGACCTGGAAGCCATCTGCAAAGCTGCCCAGCAGGCTCCCTCCTGGATGAACCAGCAGACCGCCCGCTGCTACGTGCTGGAAACGCCGGAGGTTCTGGAAACCCTGCGGGATGCCGCCCTTCCCGGTTTTAACAAAAAAAGCTCCGCCAACGCGGCCCTCATCGTCACCACCTTTGTCAAGGGCATCGTCGGTTTCGGCCCGGACGGCCAGCCTGTGGATGATATCGGCAACGGCTGGGGCATTTACGACCTGGGCCTGCATGACGCCTACCTGATTCTCGCGGCCAAAGACCTGGGCTACGATACCCTGATCATGGGCCTGCGGGATGTGGAACTGCTCCGGGACAAACTCGGCATTCCGGAAAACGAGGAGCTGATCTCCGTCATCGCCGTCGGCAAGAGCGACGCCGCTCCCGCCACTCCTCCCCGGAAGCCCCTGGAAGAAACCGTCAAATTCTTCTGA
- a CDS encoding 8-oxo-dGTP diphosphatase: MERTERVILTNLCMIQDGTKVLVQEKVGKDAGGIIFPGGHVEEHEPIVDSVIREMKEETGLTIESPKLCGIKEWINEDGSRYLVFLFKTDRFSGELVSSDEGKVFWMEKDKVLESHWIWEMDKLMRIMADGDYTELFFDPADDWKPVLK, from the coding sequence ATGGAACGAACTGAACGGGTGATCCTGACCAATCTGTGCATGATCCAGGACGGCACAAAGGTGCTGGTACAGGAAAAGGTGGGCAAGGATGCCGGCGGGATTATTTTCCCCGGCGGCCATGTGGAGGAACATGAACCCATCGTGGACTCGGTGATCCGGGAAATGAAGGAAGAAACCGGACTGACGATTGAGAGCCCGAAACTGTGCGGGATCAAGGAATGGATCAATGAGGATGGAAGCCGGTACCTGGTCTTCCTGTTCAAAACCGACCGGTTTTCCGGAGAACTGGTTTCCTCTGACGAGGGAAAGGTTTTCTGGATGGAAAAGGACAAGGTGCTTGAGTCCCACTGGATCTGGGAAATGGATAAGCTGATGCGGATCATGGCGGACGGGGACTATACGGAACTGTTCTTTGATCCGGCAGACGACTGGAAACCGGTGCTGAAATAA
- the larC gene encoding nickel pincer cofactor biosynthesis protein LarC, which produces MKTLYLECAMGAAGDMLTAALLELAGNRQAFIDKMNAIGLPGVTVAAEGSVKCGITGTHVKVTVDGVEEEAGDAHDHEHHHHDHDHHHEHDHDHHEEEHDHHHDHDHGHHHHASMADIEALINGLDVSDRVKADAKAVYALIADAESRVHGRPVTEIHFHEVGTLDAVADVVGVCLLMEQLSPDQVIASPVHTGSGHVHCAHGILPVPAPATALILEGIPSYGGEIRGELCTPTGAALLKHFVSRFGNRPVMAVEAIGYGMGKKDFEQANCVRAFLGQSEGELETITRLECNLDDMTGEDIAFAMEQLFAAGARDVYTQPIGMKKSRPGILLSVICLAQDADHLAAVMMKHTTTLGIRRQDMSRYVLDRKEETVSTEYGPVRVKHASGMGVDRVKPEYEDIAALAREHNVPLSAIREAVLKSLS; this is translated from the coding sequence ATGAAGACACTGTATCTGGAATGCGCCATGGGCGCTGCCGGGGATATGCTGACCGCAGCCCTGCTGGAGCTGGCCGGCAACCGCCAGGCTTTCATTGACAAAATGAACGCCATTGGCCTGCCCGGCGTTACGGTTGCCGCTGAAGGATCGGTCAAGTGCGGTATCACCGGAACGCATGTGAAGGTTACCGTGGACGGCGTGGAGGAAGAAGCCGGAGACGCCCATGACCATGAGCATCACCACCATGATCACGATCATCATCACGAGCATGACCATGATCACCATGAAGAAGAACATGATCATCACCACGATCATGACCACGGGCATCATCACCATGCCTCCATGGCGGATATTGAAGCGCTGATCAACGGCCTGGATGTGTCCGACCGGGTCAAAGCCGACGCCAAGGCTGTGTATGCCCTGATTGCCGATGCGGAAAGCCGCGTGCACGGCCGTCCGGTCACTGAGATCCACTTCCATGAAGTGGGCACCCTGGACGCGGTGGCGGACGTGGTGGGCGTATGCCTGCTGATGGAACAGCTTTCCCCGGATCAGGTTATCGCTTCTCCCGTTCATACCGGCAGCGGCCATGTACACTGTGCCCACGGCATCCTGCCGGTTCCCGCCCCGGCCACCGCGCTGATCCTGGAGGGCATTCCCTCCTACGGCGGAGAAATCAGGGGCGAGCTCTGCACGCCCACAGGTGCCGCCCTGCTGAAGCACTTTGTTTCCCGTTTCGGTAATCGTCCCGTCATGGCTGTGGAAGCCATCGGCTACGGCATGGGCAAAAAGGATTTTGAACAGGCCAACTGTGTCCGTGCATTCCTGGGTCAAAGCGAAGGAGAGCTGGAAACCATTACCCGCCTCGAGTGCAACCTGGATGACATGACCGGCGAGGATATCGCCTTTGCCATGGAGCAGCTCTTTGCCGCCGGTGCCCGGGACGTCTACACTCAGCCCATCGGCATGAAGAAGAGCCGTCCGGGCATCCTGCTGTCGGTCATCTGCCTGGCGCAGGACGCGGATCATCTGGCGGCCGTGATGATGAAGCACACCACCACCCTGGGCATCCGCCGGCAGGACATGAGCCGGTATGTTCTGGACCGGAAGGAAGAAACCGTCTCCACGGAGTACGGCCCCGTCCGGGTCAAGCATGCCTCCGGCATGGGCGTGGATCGGGTCAAGCCGGAATATGAGGATATCGCGGCCCTGGCAAGGGAACATAATGTACCGCTGAGCGCCATCCGGGAAGCTGTCCTCAAAAGCCTGTCCTGA
- a CDS encoding RNA polymerase sigma factor, which produces MDKGFFIAEIEACSETMYRVAWSILRNETDVQDALQDAALKAWEKRSKVREEKYFRTWLIRILINVCYDIQRRHRNVVPLEKIPAQTYAKAPDPELAIALRAVPEKLRLPLVLCYCEGMSYEEAADVLRIPMTTLRGRLNRGKDALRKELKAE; this is translated from the coding sequence GTGGACAAGGGATTCTTCATCGCGGAGATCGAAGCCTGCTCGGAAACGATGTACCGGGTAGCCTGGTCGATCCTGCGGAACGAGACCGACGTGCAGGACGCGCTGCAGGACGCGGCACTCAAAGCCTGGGAAAAGCGGAGCAAGGTGCGGGAGGAAAAGTATTTCCGCACGTGGCTGATCCGCATATTGATCAACGTATGCTATGACATACAAAGAAGGCACCGGAATGTCGTTCCACTGGAGAAGATTCCCGCCCAGACCTATGCGAAAGCACCGGACCCGGAACTGGCCATAGCGCTGAGAGCCGTTCCGGAAAAACTTCGGCTGCCCCTTGTGCTGTGCTACTGCGAAGGCATGAGTTATGAGGAAGCCGCGGATGTGCTGCGGATTCCCATGACCACCCTGCGGGGCCGGCTCAACCGGGGAAAAGACGCATTGAGAAAGGAGCTGAAAGCGGAATGA
- a CDS encoding carbon-nitrogen hydrolase family protein: MRIGLASYRSENRNMDFNIGQIERALKEAQGKVDLLCFGEAFLQGFDSLDWKYETDKKTAVAQDSETMDRLRNLTVQYHTALLTGYIEREGDTLYSSCIVLAEGKTIHNYRRISRGWKDYTQTDDHYREGTDTGEFSLQGKKIMLSLCGDMWDYPERFKTDHLLIWPVYVNYTLEDWEDGTVEDYAAQAALAAKDALLVNPLDNDPMSHGGAFRFQDGRVTDRIPFDSEQILIVEAE, translated from the coding sequence ATGAGAATCGGACTGGCTTCCTACCGGAGCGAGAACAGGAACATGGATTTTAATATCGGGCAGATCGAGCGGGCGCTCAAAGAAGCGCAGGGAAAGGTTGACCTGCTCTGCTTCGGGGAAGCGTTTCTCCAGGGCTTTGATTCCCTGGACTGGAAGTATGAAACAGATAAAAAGACTGCGGTTGCGCAGGATTCGGAAACCATGGACCGGCTGCGGAACCTGACGGTGCAGTATCATACCGCCTTGCTGACCGGCTATATTGAGCGGGAAGGGGATACCTTATATTCCTCCTGCATCGTGCTGGCGGAGGGAAAGACTATCCACAACTACCGGCGGATTTCCCGGGGCTGGAAGGACTATACGCAGACGGACGACCACTACCGGGAGGGAACGGATACCGGGGAGTTCAGCCTGCAGGGGAAGAAGATCATGCTGTCCCTTTGCGGGGATATGTGGGATTATCCGGAAAGATTCAAAACAGATCACCTGCTGATCTGGCCTGTCTATGTGAATTATACCCTGGAGGACTGGGAAGACGGGACTGTGGAAGATTACGCCGCCCAGGCGGCACTGGCAGCAAAGGACGCACTGCTGGTCAATCCCCTGGACAACGATCCGATGAGTCATGGCGGGGCGTTCCGGTTTCAGGACGGCAGGGTGACGGACCGCATTCCCTTTGACAGCGAACAGATCCTGATCGTGGAAGCAGAGTAA
- a CDS encoding ECF transporter S component gives MRGELPLSSLKVRKLTYAALLLALAVMMPRVAGLIPDIGKTLNLMHIPVLLCGFLCGWSWGLVVGFTAPLLSSLLNGMPGIFPDATVMAFELATYGALSGLLYMLLPKKKWSIYVSLIVAMLAGRIVYGIVYLLLTSLGLVKINDALLAFVWVRAFAKPVLGIILQIVLVPLLVMALERGRLILNNRRTAK, from the coding sequence ATGAGAGGAGAACTGCCCTTGTCTTCCCTGAAAGTTCGCAAACTGACCTATGCCGCTTTACTGCTGGCTTTGGCTGTCATGATGCCAAGAGTTGCCGGACTCATTCCGGATATCGGTAAAACCCTGAATCTGATGCATATTCCTGTGCTGCTGTGTGGTTTCCTGTGCGGCTGGTCCTGGGGCCTCGTGGTTGGCTTTACAGCTCCGCTGCTCAGTTCCCTGCTGAACGGTATGCCCGGCATTTTCCCCGACGCCACGGTAATGGCCTTTGAACTGGCCACATACGGCGCCCTGTCCGGACTGCTGTATATGCTGCTGCCGAAAAAGAAATGGAGCATCTACGTTTCCCTGATCGTCGCCATGCTTGCGGGTCGTATTGTGTACGGCATCGTATACCTTCTCCTGACCAGCCTGGGCCTGGTAAAGATCAATGACGCCCTGCTGGCCTTTGTCTGGGTCAGGGCGTTTGCCAAGCCTGTCCTCGGGATTATCCTGCAGATCGTTCTGGTTCCCTTGCTTGTCATGGCCCTGGAACGGGGCCGCCTGATTCTGAATAACAGGAGAACAGCCAAATGA
- the lepB gene encoding signal peptidase I gives MEEKHNNNEKKQVKKKSLAREILEWVLTIVLAVVIALPIRAFAFEMVRVDGESMNSTLANGEIMFVSKFDYATTWLSFPWQDNRTKEQATRITTGGNPQRFDVVVCRYPGRGDTNFVKRVVGLPGDTVEVREGYLYVNGEKYDEPYIKDEYRTGRLNSFGPYEVPEGEYFVMGDHRNNSNDSRMQGSLPRNMIIGHVRTVLYPFGEIRGIE, from the coding sequence ATGGAAGAAAAGCATAACAATAACGAAAAAAAGCAGGTAAAAAAGAAATCCCTGGCACGGGAAATCCTGGAATGGGTGCTGACCATTGTGCTGGCTGTCGTGATCGCGCTGCCGATCCGGGCTTTTGCGTTTGAGATGGTCCGGGTGGACGGGGAATCCATGAACAGCACCCTGGCCAACGGGGAAATCATGTTTGTGTCCAAGTTTGACTACGCGACCACCTGGCTTTCCTTCCCGTGGCAGGATAACAGGACCAAGGAGCAGGCAACACGCATCACCACCGGCGGCAATCCCCAGCGGTTTGACGTGGTGGTCTGCCGGTATCCGGGACGGGGCGACACCAACTTTGTGAAGCGGGTGGTAGGCCTGCCTGGAGATACGGTGGAGGTTCGGGAAGGCTACCTGTACGTGAACGGAGAGAAGTATGACGAGCCGTATATCAAGGACGAATACCGGACCGGCCGGCTGAACAGCTTCGGCCCGTACGAGGTTCCGGAAGGCGAATACTTTGTAATGGGCGACCACCGGAACAATTCCAATGACAGCCGCATGCAGGGATCCCTGCCGCGAAACATGATCATCGGGCACGTGCGCACCGTGCTGTATCCCTTCGGCGAAATCCGGGGAATTGAATAA
- a CDS encoding nucleoside phosphorylase, whose product MITDSFDNLSQAIINPVRKENAPAVDACIVTFSHEIEKYVAENYASGEITSLWCATGRTPVYLIEKNGKRFAFYKTYVGAPITVGLMEDAAAEMACDRFILFGGAGCLNKEIAHGKVMVPTAAYRDEGTSYHYAPAADYVTVGKSDTVAEFMKTNGIPYVLGKTWTTDSFYRETRNNFEKRKADGCISVEMECAGAQAMCDFRGLELYPFFTSGDLLDAPEWDDRGKDYKDGGQHDVGHFSIALALADYISQK is encoded by the coding sequence ATGATCACCGATTCTTTTGATAACCTTTCCCAGGCCATCATCAATCCGGTACGGAAGGAGAACGCCCCGGCGGTGGACGCCTGCATCGTGACGTTTTCCCATGAGATAGAGAAATACGTGGCGGAGAATTATGCCTCCGGGGAGATCACTTCCCTCTGGTGCGCCACAGGAAGGACGCCGGTTTACCTGATCGAGAAAAACGGCAAGCGGTTTGCCTTCTACAAAACCTATGTGGGCGCGCCGATCACCGTCGGCCTGATGGAGGACGCCGCGGCGGAGATGGCTTGCGACAGGTTCATCCTCTTCGGTGGGGCAGGCTGCCTGAACAAGGAAATCGCCCACGGCAAGGTGATGGTGCCGACCGCCGCCTACCGGGATGAAGGTACCTCCTACCACTATGCCCCGGCTGCGGACTACGTGACCGTGGGCAAATCTGATACGGTGGCGGAATTCATGAAGACGAACGGCATCCCCTATGTGCTGGGGAAAACCTGGACTACGGATTCCTTTTACCGGGAAACGCGGAACAACTTTGAGAAGCGGAAGGCAGACGGCTGCATCTCCGTGGAGATGGAGTGCGCCGGCGCACAGGCGATGTGTGACTTCAGGGGACTGGAACTGTATCCCTTCTTCACAAGCGGTGACCTGCTGGACGCGCCGGAATGGGACGACCGGGGCAAGGATTACAAGGACGGCGGCCAGCATGACGTGGGCCACTTCAGCATCGCCCTGGCCCTGGCGGACTATATTTCACAAAAATAA
- a CDS encoding GNAT family N-acetyltransferase: MDAFVNEKDFELLADDRCTFQVLDRILRQECELIRTDHERLILCHSASRYPVWIWTPDGLTEAEKEAAWKLASEFRLVEEGFEIIMKYELAEYFMARAEKEGMKMGCQMEMMAYDCPEPKTPEFPADGELYECTPEDTDEVVKFLGGFFMDLDGELPPDERILAKAQEYIGNRAFFQWKTAEGTPVACCYYRPNQDMASIGGVWTVPEYRRKHYAQQLVYAVTKKIAGMGYLPMLYTDANYAASNACYQKIGYELRGRLCTIKRMEEKKMI, encoded by the coding sequence ATGGATGCTTTTGTGAATGAGAAGGATTTTGAACTGCTGGCTGACGACCGGTGTACCTTCCAGGTGCTGGACAGGATTCTGAGGCAAGAATGTGAGCTGATCCGGACAGATCATGAACGCCTGATCCTGTGCCATTCCGCATCGCGCTATCCGGTCTGGATCTGGACGCCGGACGGCCTGACGGAGGCGGAGAAGGAAGCCGCCTGGAAACTGGCATCAGAGTTCCGTCTGGTGGAAGAGGGCTTCGAGATCATCATGAAATACGAGCTGGCGGAATACTTTATGGCCCGCGCGGAAAAGGAGGGCATGAAGATGGGCTGCCAGATGGAGATGATGGCCTATGATTGCCCGGAACCCAAGACACCGGAATTTCCGGCGGACGGGGAACTGTACGAATGCACGCCGGAAGATACGGACGAGGTTGTGAAATTCTTGGGCGGGTTCTTTATGGATTTGGACGGGGAACTGCCGCCGGATGAACGTATCCTGGCCAAAGCACAGGAATACATCGGCAACCGGGCGTTTTTCCAGTGGAAGACGGCGGAGGGCACGCCGGTTGCCTGCTGCTATTACAGGCCGAACCAGGATATGGCCTCCATCGGCGGCGTATGGACCGTACCGGAATACCGCAGGAAGCATTACGCGCAGCAGCTGGTCTATGCCGTGACAAAAAAGATCGCCGGCATGGGGTATCTGCCCATGCTGTATACGGACGCCAATTACGCAGCGTCCAATGCCTGCTATCAGAAAATCGGCTATGAACTGCGGGGCAGGCTGTGCACGATTAAGCGCATGGAAGAAAAAAAGATGATATAA
- a CDS encoding GNAT family N-acetyltransferase, producing the protein MSISYRKLTENDLETFIRMRITQLREEGATEDVDLVPPLMDYYHRHLADGTYVSWLALDGEKIVGTSGMSFVEKPPYFSCPSGRIGLLSSMYTDPEYRRMGIAKELLRRVTEEARAYGCGCVQITASDMGVLLYTDFGFKKNGNFMQYNL; encoded by the coding sequence ATGAGCATTTCCTACAGAAAACTGACAGAAAACGACCTGGAGACCTTTATCCGGATGCGGATTACGCAGCTCCGGGAGGAAGGCGCAACGGAGGACGTGGACCTGGTGCCGCCGCTGATGGATTACTATCACCGGCACCTGGCGGACGGAACCTATGTGTCCTGGCTGGCACTGGACGGGGAGAAGATCGTCGGCACCAGCGGAATGTCCTTTGTGGAGAAACCGCCGTACTTCAGCTGCCCCAGCGGGCGTATCGGCCTTCTGTCCAGCATGTACACCGATCCGGAATACCGGCGTATGGGCATCGCGAAGGAGCTGCTCCGTCGGGTGACGGAAGAAGCCCGGGCATACGGCTGCGGATGCGTGCAGATTACCGCCTCCGACATGGGCGTGCTGCTGTACACGGACTTTGGATTCAAGAAAAACGGAAACTTTATGCAATATAACCTGTAA
- a CDS encoding HAD-IA family hydrolase — protein sequence MPAMKNITTILLDMYGVILEESKGYFIPYTFGSFDQAEYDRLTRQFREEKLFTRAANGEMTSDEFLTQLGFQDPQYHMVNYIDNFLHLDQGFREFAERYSTKYDFVLLSNDVAEWSAYITKHHDLDQYFTHKIVSGDVKCRKPDRRIYEIALERIGKKPEECCFVDNSVKNLLVAEEMGIEPILFNRDQEEYTGTIVNSFAELAELLG from the coding sequence ATGCCTGCGATGAAGAATATCACGACGATCCTGCTGGACATGTATGGCGTGATCCTGGAGGAAAGCAAGGGATATTTCATTCCCTATACATTCGGTTCCTTTGACCAGGCGGAGTATGACCGTCTGACAAGGCAGTTCAGGGAAGAAAAACTGTTTACCAGGGCGGCGAACGGGGAAATGACCTCGGACGAGTTCCTGACGCAGCTTGGATTTCAGGATCCGCAGTACCACATGGTCAACTATATTGACAACTTTCTGCACCTGGACCAGGGCTTCAGGGAGTTCGCTGAAAGGTATTCCACGAAGTATGATTTTGTGCTCCTTTCCAATGATGTGGCCGAGTGGAGCGCCTACATTACAAAGCATCATGACCTGGATCAGTATTTCACCCATAAGATCGTCAGCGGGGACGTGAAGTGCCGTAAGCCGGACAGGAGGATCTACGAGATTGCGCTGGAGCGGATCGGAAAGAAACCGGAGGAATGCTGTTTCGTGGACAACAGTGTGAAGAACCTGCTGGTTGCCGAGGAGATGGGGATTGAACCGATCCTGTTCAACAGGGATCAGGAGGAATATACCGGCACCATCGTCAATTCCTTCGCGGAGCTGGCGGAGTTACTGGGATAA